A region from the Rhinoderma darwinii isolate aRhiDar2 chromosome 2, aRhiDar2.hap1, whole genome shotgun sequence genome encodes:
- the LOC142740797 gene encoding TOG array regulator of axonemal microtubules protein 1-like, translated as MARELGWYLSGSASSPSSSSLGSSWSSLDQHLDEEGIMDTKPMSPQNGLLFCRETHMAKILARLTGPPAPSGGKQGVKYHPPEQRPINRLKFPTIVRCQEKCPDLTSAAPYGASAAYMAEQPHIQGCKKSRIPVPKDKKNNMSGEGKTKLPAVQMVVHAQPMERPEVKRLSKPKMAICEALELLSKIDWEKKIAGLQVVRSLSVHHPDVAALRIQELHAAVTHEVKNLRSAVSRAAMVCLGDMFRGLQDKMLYGLNISVRILLQKSGECNTFLRDAAEEALSSMASNIHPGRALAALIDGGLSHLNSIVRSCAAKHIYTIVLRSGADYILSGGRGITDRAIPAITRSAQDGCPEARMHGRNTLQLLAHHHRFMPMVRKYVTPQNLPAINKMIRNII; from the exons ATGGCAAGAGAGCTGGGCTGGTACCTCTCTGGTTCAGCTTCCAGCCCGTCTTCCTCCAGCCTGGGGAGCAGCTGGTCCAGTCTAGACCAGCACCTTGACGAAGAGGGGATAATGGACACCAAGCCCATGAGTCCCCAGAATGGCCTCCTGTTTTGCCGGGAGACCCATATGGCAAAAATCCTTGCCAGACTTACAGGACCACCTGCACCATCAGGGGGAAAACAAGGCGTGAAATACCATCCACCGGAGCAG CGTCCGATTAACCGCCTGAAATTTCCCACAATTGTTCGATGTCAGGAGAAATGTCCAGACCTGACGTCTGCAGCGCCAT ATGGAGCATCTGCTGCTTACATGGCAGAGCAGCCACATATACAGGGATGTAAGAAGTCCCGTATTCCCGTCCCGAAGGACAAGAAAAACAACATGTCCGGAGAAGGGAAGACCAAGCTGCCGGCAGTACAGATGG TTGTACACGCTCAGCCCATGGAGAGACCAGAAGTGAAGCGCCTCTCCAAACCCAAGATGGCCATCTGTGAAGCCCTGGAGCTGCTGAGCAAGATCGACTG GGAGAAGAAGATCGCTGGTCTACAGGTCGTCCGCTCCCTCTCTGTCCACCATCCAGATGTTGCTGCACTGAGGATCCAAGAGCTGCATGCCGCCGTCACCCATGAG GTGAAGAATTTAAGATCAGCGGTGTCCAGAGCTGCCATGGTCTGCCTGGGTGACATGTTTCGGGGGCTACAGGACAAGATGCTATACGGACTTAACATCTCCGTCCGTATCCTCCTGCAGAAGAGCGGAGAATGTAACACCTTTCTCCGTGACGCAGCAGAGGAGGCCTTGTCCTCCATGGCCAGTAACAtccacccgggcagagcgctcgcCGCCCTCATTGACGGCGGGTTAAG tcaTCTTAACTCAATAGTGAGATCCTGTGCAGCCAAACATATATACACCATCGTGCTGAGGAGCGGAGCAGATTACATCCTGTCTGGTGGCAGAGGCATAACTGACAGGGCTATACCAGCCATCACCCGGTCGGCCCAAGATGGCTGCCCTGAAGCCAG GATGCACGGCCGGAACACCCTGCAGCTTCTGGCACATCACCACAGATTTATGCCAATGGTGAGGAAATATGTGACACCGCAGAACCTTCCCGCCATTAATAAAATGATACGTAACATCATATAA